A region from the Tahibacter amnicola genome encodes:
- a CDS encoding winged helix-turn-helix domain-containing protein — MQPEIWRLGEAVADLGTQRIDRGGQSHRLTPRAAAVLRALIEAGDRPLSRDAALNQIWGNVATGDEVVGKAINELRQALGDTDPAQRRYIETIPKLGYRLICTCAPAERTEVTDLDVATAVPEEARVDRATAPVEDADADVATAPERVTVLTSGRRPWRLAVLTGCSALVAVAGWLMWPVAGRSVYDAPALAHALTGSIHTLAPAGTYVGYGEVLPDGRRALFSTVIDGHVRVVSQGLDGSASTRIGALPGGQDFSIAVAHDGRTVAYQHFDDNGACRIRLHRLPEGTERELGSCSTRFAEWMTFSPDGEYLVTPRMRPGDAAMSLHRIRLSDGQVEPLDYPRDAAVSDVQAHYSPDGRYLAIRRGPQPHSGLWLLDIAAGRLRELVPDYLGLDGFTWLPDSRGLVIGIHRGAGSGLWRVDAGTGQRDYLGLPGATDPILAREREALLFCRGKRRFGLAQLTLDGTAEPSPTEPLRRETGSEWFPRRSFQGDQLAYLADPDGRIAVYVAKEAQAVRLPDIDGFVPQATPAFSGDGKRLIVPVRNQAGDTALFEADLANAAWSRLGATSRRIEQVYLSADDKWIYYVSADNAARALWRRSRETGVEQSLASPVERGPISGDAKGGIFYIDTKQQALVRRSPEGAVEKWVDDMGYWTAYGWTPADDGIYAVLEPAGAHFGVYFVAAAGAAPVLVEPMDGITTLGMAMRDGSRTLDLVRPPRAVHDLVWVDLRTAAKPPSP, encoded by the coding sequence ATGCAACCGGAAATCTGGCGCCTGGGGGAGGCTGTTGCTGACCTGGGTACCCAACGCATCGATCGGGGTGGCCAGTCGCACCGGTTGACGCCGCGTGCGGCGGCGGTGCTGCGGGCGTTGATCGAAGCGGGTGACCGGCCGTTGTCGCGTGATGCGGCGCTCAATCAGATCTGGGGCAATGTCGCCACGGGCGATGAGGTGGTGGGCAAGGCCATCAACGAGTTGCGGCAGGCGCTGGGTGATACGGATCCGGCGCAGCGACGTTACATCGAGACGATTCCGAAGCTCGGTTACCGGCTGATCTGCACCTGTGCGCCGGCGGAGCGAACGGAAGTGACCGATCTGGACGTCGCGACGGCCGTGCCGGAGGAAGCGCGTGTCGATCGTGCGACGGCGCCGGTGGAGGACGCCGATGCGGACGTCGCGACTGCGCCGGAACGCGTTACCGTGCTGACGTCCGGCAGGCGGCCCTGGCGGCTTGCCGTTCTGACGGGATGCAGTGCACTGGTCGCGGTTGCCGGCTGGCTGATGTGGCCGGTCGCCGGACGCAGCGTGTACGACGCACCGGCCTTGGCGCATGCACTCACTGGTTCCATCCACACCCTGGCGCCGGCCGGAACGTACGTCGGCTATGGCGAAGTACTGCCGGATGGCCGTCGTGCGTTGTTCTCCACCGTGATCGATGGTCACGTGCGCGTGGTGTCGCAGGGGCTGGACGGCAGCGCCAGTACGCGCATCGGCGCGCTGCCCGGTGGCCAGGATTTCAGCATCGCGGTGGCGCACGACGGCCGCACCGTCGCGTACCAGCATTTCGACGACAACGGTGCGTGCCGGATCCGTCTGCATCGCCTGCCCGAGGGCACGGAGCGTGAGCTGGGCAGCTGCAGCACGCGGTTTGCCGAATGGATGACGTTCTCGCCGGATGGCGAATACCTGGTGACACCGCGGATGCGGCCGGGTGACGCGGCGATGAGCCTGCACCGGATTCGCCTCTCGGATGGCCAGGTTGAACCGTTGGATTATCCGCGCGACGCCGCGGTGAGCGACGTGCAGGCGCACTACTCGCCGGACGGGCGATACCTGGCGATCCGACGCGGACCGCAGCCGCACAGTGGCTTGTGGTTACTGGATATCGCCGCAGGAAGACTGCGCGAATTGGTGCCCGACTACCTGGGGCTGGATGGCTTCACCTGGCTGCCGGACAGCCGTGGGCTGGTGATCGGCATCCATCGTGGTGCCGGATCGGGTCTGTGGCGCGTGGATGCGGGCACCGGCCAGCGTGACTACCTGGGGCTGCCCGGTGCAACCGATCCGATCCTGGCGCGTGAGCGCGAAGCGCTGCTTTTCTGCCGCGGAAAACGGCGATTTGGCCTGGCGCAGCTCACGCTCGACGGCACGGCGGAGCCGTCGCCCACGGAACCGCTGCGGCGGGAAACGGGGAGCGAGTGGTTTCCACGGCGATCGTTCCAGGGGGATCAGCTGGCGTACCTGGCTGATCCGGATGGCCGGATAGCCGTCTATGTGGCCAAGGAGGCCCAGGCCGTCCGCCTGCCGGATATCGACGGCTTCGTGCCGCAGGCCACGCCCGCTTTCAGTGGCGACGGCAAGCGGCTGATCGTGCCGGTGCGCAACCAGGCGGGTGACACGGCGCTGTTCGAGGCGGACCTGGCGAATGCGGCCTGGAGCCGGCTGGGCGCGACGTCCCGACGCATCGAGCAGGTGTATCTGTCGGCTGACGACAAATGGATCTACTACGTGAGCGCCGACAACGCGGCGCGGGCGTTGTGGCGCCGCTCCCGCGAAACCGGCGTGGAGCAATCGTTGGCCTCTCCGGTGGAGCGGGGTCCGATTAGTGGTGACGCGAAGGGCGGTATTTTCTATATCGATACAAAGCAACAAGCGCTGGTGCGCCGATCGCCGGAAGGCGCGGTAGAGAAGTGGGTCGACGACATGGGCTACTGGACAGCCTACGGCTGGACACCGGCCGACGATGGCATCTATGCCGTGCTGGAGCCCGCCGGCGCGCACTTCGGCGTGTACTTCGTTGCGGCGGCAGGCGCCGCGCCCGTGCTGGTCGAACCGATGGACGGCATCACGACACTGGGTATGGCGATGCGCGATGGGTCAAGGACGCTGGATCTGGTGCGTCCGCCGCGCGCGGTGCACGATCTGGTGTGGGTGGATCTGCGTACCGCGGCGAAACCGCCATCGCCCTGA
- a CDS encoding serine hydrolase domain-containing protein: MRGICLVLLLLASAVGHAQTCTFPEATGRFAALLQSEGLEGGALLVGDRQGIVYENYLGTYTPATWVPVASATKLLSAVRLVQLADQGALGLDVPVSSYLPAFSGEKGTMTVRQMFSHTAGYGDDLLAPVVNNDSITLAQAVEQIACCRPLNAGYTVGGQFSYGGVSMHVAGRVAEVRGGGDWQARWISELGEPLGISSIDWQGLGPTLNYRIAGGARSTLRDYGRVLHLLANDGRSNNRRLLSLGGVRQFRQDNVGNLPVAYAPPNAVPPVRYGLGSWMIGERPPGEAPLIHSLGMFGFMPWVDLEKHRFGVFMIRGDAGVNDRAWPVYQQMLTDIGTAFDQGCSPVEWFDEIFGAGEFE; this comes from the coding sequence ATGCGTGGGATCTGCCTTGTACTGCTGTTGCTAGCCAGTGCCGTCGGTCATGCGCAGACGTGCACCTTCCCGGAGGCGACGGGCCGCTTCGCGGCGCTGCTGCAGTCCGAGGGACTGGAAGGCGGCGCGCTGCTGGTGGGTGACCGTCAGGGAATTGTGTACGAAAACTATTTGGGTACCTATACACCGGCGACCTGGGTGCCGGTCGCCTCGGCGACGAAGCTGCTGTCGGCCGTACGCCTGGTGCAGCTGGCGGACCAGGGGGCCCTTGGGCTTGATGTGCCGGTTTCCAGCTACTTGCCGGCTTTCAGTGGCGAGAAGGGCACGATGACGGTGCGACAGATGTTCAGTCACACTGCAGGCTACGGGGATGACTTGCTGGCCCCGGTGGTGAACAACGATTCGATCACGCTGGCGCAGGCGGTGGAGCAGATTGCCTGCTGCCGCCCGCTCAATGCCGGATACACCGTGGGCGGGCAGTTCTCCTACGGGGGTGTCTCGATGCACGTGGCCGGTCGCGTGGCGGAGGTGCGCGGCGGTGGCGACTGGCAGGCGCGCTGGATTTCCGAACTGGGCGAGCCGCTGGGGATCAGCAGCATCGACTGGCAGGGGTTGGGACCAACGCTCAACTACCGCATTGCCGGCGGTGCGCGCAGCACTCTGCGTGACTACGGGCGTGTGCTGCATCTGCTGGCCAATGACGGGCGCAGCAACAATCGCCGCCTGCTCAGCCTGGGTGGCGTCCGGCAGTTTCGACAAGATAACGTCGGCAACCTGCCCGTCGCGTATGCGCCGCCCAATGCGGTACCGCCGGTACGCTATGGATTAGGTAGCTGGATGATCGGCGAGCGGCCGCCGGGTGAAGCGCCGCTCATCCACAGCCTCGGCATGTTCGGTTTCATGCCCTGGGTCGACCTGGAAAAGCATCGCTTCGGCGTGTTCATGATTCGCGGCGACGCCGGCGTCAATGACCGGGCCTGGCCGGTCTACCAGCAGATGCTCACTGACATTGGCACGGCGTTCGACCAGGGCTGCAGCCCGGTGGAATGGTTTGACGAGATCTTCGGCGCCGGCGAGTTCGAGTGA
- a CDS encoding recombinase family protein: MDRRVRSAPVAFVSVTQQFNTTDSMGRLMLNVLLSFAQFEREIAAERIRDKFAASKRKGLWMHGIPPLGYDVVDRRLVPNPTEAPWVRRIFQRFVELRSAVGLINELKTAGVTTKAWTSKNGRARPVRAIGKSYIYAILTNRTYLGELRHRDQWITGAHEPIISTEIWEQGRSALAVPSRTRGNESRAKVAFALKGLLWAPDGSALTPWHTRKPNGRQYRYYVSTRAIHWGANAAELVRLPAGDIEKLVEAQALVVLQTPGLVADVVAAATSVKPALDEAQVTVAMTQVGTVWESLFPGERQRLLRLLVRKVVVYPDRLDIDFHPLGLAELADVPAPSHAEAA, from the coding sequence ATTGATCGACGTGTTCGATCGGCACCAGTCGCCTTCGTGTCCGTCACACAGCAGTTCAACACCACGGACAGCATGGGGCGCCTCATGCTGAACGTGCTGCTTTCGTTCGCCCAGTTCGAGCGCGAGATTGCCGCCGAGCGAATCCGGGACAAGTTCGCCGCCAGCAAGCGCAAGGGACTGTGGATGCACGGCATCCCGCCCTTGGGTTATGACGTGGTCGACCGGCGGCTCGTTCCCAACCCCACCGAAGCGCCGTGGGTCCGGCGAATTTTTCAACGCTTCGTGGAATTGCGCTCCGCCGTCGGCTTGATCAACGAGCTCAAGACCGCCGGCGTGACCACCAAAGCCTGGACCAGCAAGAATGGACGCGCTCGCCCGGTTCGCGCGATCGGCAAGAGCTACATCTACGCAATACTGACGAACCGAACGTACCTCGGCGAATTGCGCCACCGGGATCAATGGATCACCGGCGCGCATGAGCCGATCATCTCGACCGAGATATGGGAGCAGGGACGCTCGGCTCTGGCTGTCCCGAGCCGCACGCGGGGCAACGAATCGCGGGCGAAAGTGGCGTTTGCCCTTAAGGGCCTACTCTGGGCGCCGGACGGCTCAGCGCTGACACCTTGGCACACGCGAAAGCCCAACGGCCGGCAGTACCGGTACTACGTCAGCACCCGGGCCATTCATTGGGGCGCCAACGCGGCCGAGCTTGTCCGCCTACCCGCCGGCGATATCGAGAAGCTGGTCGAGGCCCAGGCACTTGTCGTGCTCCAGACGCCGGGCCTTGTCGCCGACGTTGTGGCCGCCGCCACGAGCGTGAAGCCGGCGCTGGACGAGGCGCAGGTAACCGTTGCCATGACACAAGTCGGCACCGTGTGGGAAAGCCTCTTCCCCGGCGAGCGGCAGCGCCTTCTTCGCCTGCTGGTGCGGAAAGTCGTCGTGTACCCCGATCGGCTGGACATCGACTTTCACCCGCTAGGGCTGGCCGAGCTGGCCGACGTTCCGGCGCCTTCGCACGCGGAGGCAGCGTGA
- a CDS encoding TraB/GumN family protein translates to MPRHLASCLAFALAALAHMPTNAQQPLPPATESATVVLDQVLVSGEQPGPGMWRVSKGDHVLWILGVQSPLPKKMSWRSKDVEAVIAQSQEVLRLPRVEVGSNIGFLRGLTLLPAAMSARKNPDDATLADILPADTYAHWTRLKAQYLGKSDKTERWRPLFAAQELYEAAIEKRGLSEKGVVWPVVEKLAREHKVPVTVAKIEIPIEEPRKTIKEFARSPLDDADCFAKTLNRLDTDLDAMRERANAWAVGDVAQLRQLTFADNEAACLKAALDTSVSQRLGLDELPARIKKEFLAAADAALARNASTLAVLPMDMLLKSDGYLAALSERNYTIEEPE, encoded by the coding sequence ATGCCGCGACACCTCGCCAGCTGCCTCGCATTTGCCCTTGCCGCCCTGGCGCACATGCCGACGAACGCCCAACAGCCACTGCCACCGGCCACCGAATCGGCAACCGTCGTGCTCGACCAGGTGCTGGTCAGCGGCGAACAACCCGGCCCGGGCATGTGGCGTGTATCCAAGGGTGACCACGTGCTCTGGATACTTGGCGTGCAGTCGCCCCTGCCGAAGAAGATGTCGTGGCGGTCCAAGGATGTCGAGGCCGTGATCGCGCAATCGCAGGAAGTGCTGCGCCTGCCCCGCGTGGAGGTCGGCAGCAATATCGGCTTCCTGCGCGGGTTGACCTTGCTGCCAGCCGCCATGAGCGCGCGCAAGAACCCCGACGACGCCACGCTCGCCGACATCCTTCCGGCCGACACCTATGCCCACTGGACGCGTCTGAAAGCCCAGTACCTGGGCAAGAGTGACAAGACCGAACGCTGGCGCCCGCTCTTCGCAGCGCAGGAGCTGTACGAAGCTGCCATCGAGAAACGCGGGCTCTCCGAGAAAGGCGTGGTGTGGCCGGTCGTCGAGAAACTCGCCCGCGAGCACAAGGTGCCCGTGACGGTGGCCAAGATCGAGATCCCGATCGAGGAGCCCCGCAAGACCATCAAGGAATTCGCCCGCTCGCCGCTCGACGATGCGGACTGTTTCGCCAAGACCCTCAACCGCCTGGACACTGACCTCGACGCCATGCGCGAACGCGCCAACGCCTGGGCCGTGGGCGATGTCGCGCAGCTGCGCCAGCTGACTTTCGCCGACAACGAAGCGGCCTGCCTCAAGGCCGCGCTCGATACGAGCGTGTCGCAACGACTGGGGCTGGACGAGCTGCCTGCGCGCATCAAGAAGGAATTTCTCGCAGCGGCGGACGCCGCGCTTGCCAGGAATGCCTCCACCCTGGCCGTGCTGCCCATGGACATGCTGCTCAAGAGCGACGGATACCTCGCCGCCCTTTCCGAGCGCAACTACACCATCGAAGAGCCGGAATAG